In Mongoliitalea daihaiensis, one DNA window encodes the following:
- a CDS encoding ExbD/TolR family protein codes for MARKKGRMSQEVNAGSMADIAFLLLIFFLVTTTIASDKGILNILPPKQDPNVPPPEIKLNERNIFNILVNANDQLLVEGDYRENANGLSEDVKDFLLNFGNPDEEALSLFNSLPQSLRNRAKREASSSDHPMSGGAVVSIKTNRGTSYDVYLEVFDQVKKAYFEIYGERVGLTAEQYRALTGKTPAEKELMDRGKEGIPMAISIAEPDKIGGN; via the coding sequence ATGGCTAGGAAAAAAGGTAGAATGTCACAGGAAGTGAATGCTGGCTCTATGGCTGACATCGCATTCCTACTGCTTATCTTCTTCTTGGTTACTACGACAATTGCTTCCGATAAAGGTATCCTTAATATCCTGCCTCCAAAGCAGGATCCTAATGTGCCGCCACCGGAAATCAAATTGAATGAGAGAAACATTTTCAATATTCTTGTGAATGCCAACGATCAGCTACTGGTGGAAGGTGATTACAGAGAAAATGCCAATGGTCTCTCGGAAGATGTGAAGGATTTCCTTCTCAACTTCGGTAATCCTGACGAAGAAGCTTTATCATTGTTTAATAGTTTGCCTCAGTCGTTGAGAAATAGAGCTAAAAGAGAGGCTAGTTCATCGGATCATCCGATGTCTGGTGGTGCTGTTGTCTCTATTAAAACCAACAGAGGGACTAGCTACGATGTGTACTTGGAGGTATTTGACCAAGTTAAAAAAGCGTATTTCGAAATTTACGGTGAGCGTGTAGGGTTGACTGCAGAGCAGTATAGAGCTCTTACAGGTAAAACACCTGCTGAGAAAGAATTAATGGATCGTGGTAAGGAAGGTATCCCTATGGCGATCTCAATTGCTGAACCAGATAAAATAGGAGGAAACTGA
- a CDS encoding MotA/TolQ/ExbB proton channel family protein: MKKFIALFMLAGFLFSPVITKAQDAEEAAEETTEVVEEATTPEPVAPAVVDDEILEEEKGFHQIIKEKFIEGDPTFMSPVLICLILGLAIALERIITLNLSTTNTKKLLAKVEEALEQGGVEAAKDVTKNTKGPVASIFTQGLMRYSEGIEMVEKSIIAYGSVEMGRLEKGLVWISLFISLAPMLGFMGTVIGMIGAFDAIEAAGDISPSLVAGGIKIALLTTVAGLIVAIILQLFYNYCVAKIDSLVNDMEDASITLVDILVRHKLTK; the protein is encoded by the coding sequence ATGAAAAAGTTCATCGCTTTGTTCATGCTTGCCGGATTCTTATTCTCTCCGGTAATTACAAAAGCTCAAGATGCAGAAGAAGCTGCAGAAGAAACTACTGAAGTTGTGGAAGAAGCTACTACCCCTGAGCCTGTTGCTCCAGCTGTAGTAGATGACGAGATCCTCGAAGAGGAAAAAGGCTTCCACCAAATTATCAAAGAAAAGTTTATCGAGGGTGATCCTACATTCATGTCTCCGGTATTGATCTGTTTAATCTTAGGTCTTGCCATTGCATTGGAAAGAATTATCACGTTGAACCTTTCAACTACAAACACGAAGAAATTGTTGGCTAAAGTAGAAGAAGCTTTGGAACAAGGTGGTGTAGAAGCAGCGAAAGATGTTACTAAAAACACTAAAGGTCCTGTTGCCTCTATCTTTACGCAAGGTTTGATGAGATACTCTGAAGGTATCGAAATGGTAGAAAAATCAATCATCGCTTACGGTTCTGTAGAAATGGGTCGTTTGGAAAAAGGATTGGTTTGGATCTCCCTATTCATCTCCCTAGCTCCAATGCTTGGTTTCATGGGTACGGTAATTGGTATGATTGGTGCCTTCGATGCAATTGAAGCAGCGGGTGATATCTCTCCTTCTCTAGTAGCAGGTGGTATTAAAATCGCCCTTTTGACTACAGTAGCTGGTTTGATCGTTGCGATTATCCTTCAGTTATTCTACAACTATTGTGTTGCTAAAATCGACTCTCTAGTGAATGACATGGAAGATGCATCAATCACATTGGTTGATATCCTTGTGAGACATAAATTAACTAAATAA